The Alteromonas macleodii ATCC 27126 genome segment TTTCAATGGCGGTGGAGTATACCAGTAAAACTTTGTCTTCTCACTTGAAAGGCTCGCTTGCTTAGGTCAATCTAGGTTTACAACAACGAATTAGCCACACTATCTCAACAGGGAGTTTGTCATTTGGCGCAAGAGATAATTAAACATATTCATCGGGTCAATGCCCTTCGTGACTTAGCCAATCAGTTGGGTGTAATGCCTATCATTCATCAATTGCAACACTGGCAATGCGAACGCTTACTGGTCACTCACGACGATTTAGCACAGCAAAAACGTTACCAAAAAGCCATGGCTTTTTTTGTAGATGAATTGTACGGGCCAAAAGATTTTAGCCAACGGGACGCCGATTTAGTGCGAGTTATTCCGAAGCTCGCAAAAGTATTGCCTGACAAAGCTATGAACGCTATGGACGACGCATTGTCGTTAAATGCACTATCGTTCGATTTGGATATGGCGATGGCTCAGTACTTACAAAGCCAATTTCCCGGAGAACCTATCAACCGAGATAACTACGCTTTGGCGTATCGTAATGTGGGCAGAATTGAGGATAGAAAGCATCAAATCGACATAATTTCCCATTTGGGCGATCAACTCGCAGACGTTATAAAAATTCGTGGTATAGGTATGTTAATTTCACTGTCCCGTCGTCCGGCTAAATTAGCAGGATTACTCGCATTGCATGAATTTTTGGAAAGAGGGTTTGATGCGTTTAAAGCGATAGGTGACGTGCAGAGCTTTATTGACCCCGTATTGGTGAGAGAAAAAGCGATAATGCAATTATTGTTAAGCGATGATTTAACGTTACCTGAAGATAATCCCCTGCCTGTGGTATGAGGCACAATGCCTGAACGTGAAGAAGCAGAGTAGATCAAAGCAAAAATATGAATAAGGAAAAGATTTGAGCACCCCAACGCTTAATTGGATGTTAGACGCCCCCTATGTGCAGCAGTGGCATATTGATGAAACGCACATCGACCACTATCAGCACGTTAATAATGTGGCATACCTGTCGCAGTTAGAAAGCCTAGCATGGGCCCATTCAAACGCGCTTGGCTTGCAGTTTGCCGATTATCAATCGCTTAACCGTGGCATGGTCATTAAGCGCCACGAGCTAAACTACCACCTGCCAACACATCTTGGAGAAACGTTAGAATGCGCTACATGGATAGTGCATTGTGACAGCAAACTTACTTTGAAACGCCAGTTTCAATTTATCTGCCCAAAGCGAAACAAAACCGTATTTGATGCTATGACCACATTCGTATGTGTTAGCCTTGATACTGGCGCCCCAAAGCGAATGCCTAAACAATTCGTAGACATCTATGGCAAAGCGTGTGTGGCACAATGAAAACGTGGCTAGCGATAGTGCTTTCGCTCTTCCTCATTGTGTCGTTAGGCATAAACGTTTACCTATGGCTTAGTTTAAAGCAGCACAATGATAAAGCTTATGCACTAGAGGCCAGTTATGAACACCGTTTAGATAGTGACAAGCAGCTAGAAACCCAAGCACAGTTGGTGGATGAAACTCAGGTAAACGAAAAAGCTGAGCCCTTCAACAATGAACGCTCTCCCGCCAACTTTTCACCTATGACAGGCACTAACACGGCACCCAACGCACTTGACGATCTACGCACCTCTTCACCACTCGTTAATCAAGAGCAATTAGAGTCACTGACTACCCTACTCAATAACGAGCAATACGCGTTGCTCGCCACTGAATTAACAAACCTTTTAAAATATGACCCGCTCAACGAATCTCTGTTGTTGCTAGAGGGTGAACTGATTGAGTTAACCAAGCCTCTTTCAACGGCCATAGTGCACTACTACGACTTGGCCGAACTGCCTCTTTCAACTGAAACTCTCTCATTTATTGACGCAAAAATTGCCACTTTGTATCAACAGGCGCAGACGCAGTTAAGTCAAGACGAACAATGGGAATTGGTTGCCAGATTAAATGAGCCACTGTATCAACGCATACCTGACGCTAGGCACTACACCCTTAATTTGGCTGAAGCGTACGCTTATCAGCAAAAGCTTACGTTAATGGAAGACGTGCTTGCTGCCCTTCCATCAAACGACAGAGACGCTAATATCATTCGCAATAAAGCCTATGAAATGCGCGATATTGCCAACGCAGACGCTACGCCGAACAAGAGTGAAATAGAGCCAACAGGCTCTGAAGCCGCACGTTATCAAACCCGTGTAACCTTAGAGCGCATTGGCGATCAATATCGCCTTGATGTAAAGGCGCTTAACCAAAAAGCCACCATGATTTTAGATACGGGTGCCAGTACCACCGCAATATCATCGCGACTCTTTGCGCGTTTAGGCCGTATGCGAAACCTCACGTTCATTGGTAACTTCAACATTAGAACCGCATCAGGAACCATTGAAGCCCCTCTGGTACAAATACCCCGATTTTACTTTGCTGGCTACGAGTTCAACGATGTTTCTGCCATCGTGCTGCCCGAAGACGCTCTACCCGATGCCGACGGATTGTTGGGAATGAACGTTCTAGGTCAGTTTGACTTTGCAATAATGCCCCAGTCTAGTGAGTTGATTTTGACAGAGCGTGATTAATGCAGTCTGCACAAGGGCGAGAGCTTTGCGCCTCTTGCCTTTTAGGCTCTATAGCGCGATGTATTAATTTTGCAATTCAACTAAAGGAAATGTCTCAAACACCACCCCTTCGTGGCCCGTTTCCATAAAGTTGCGGATATTGGCATGGTCGTCGCCGTTAGGGTTATTAAGTACATCTTCTCGATAAAAACGTCCAAATAAGGCCAGCGTTTGAGCTTGGTTTAGGTTTAAATGCTGACCGAGTGCGAGCAGTTTGCAAGAGCCATTGTTCTGATTGGCTTCGTTTTTTACGTCACCATTAGTGAAAGCGGTGGGCGTGAAAACAAACGCGCTATCAACGAGCGTGATAACGTCGTTAAATTCGATAGTATCTGGGGAATTAGTGACTGCTTGAACTAAGTCTTGGGTGCAGCTGTATGCCATGTTTATCTCAAAAAAAGAAAACGATAATAACAGGTCTATGTCTTTACAAAAGACCACAACAGGTTCACTTTTGATATAAACAGAAAAAAGCGCCTCTTCATGAGGCGCTTATAATGCTAACAAGGTTGGGTTTACTAGCTCGTTAAACCGCAGCGCACACGCGCGTCCCCTGATCGATGGCGCGTTTTGCATCTAGCTCTAATGCTTCGTCTGCACCACCAATTAAGTGATAAGGCATGTTTAAGCCTTCAACAATATCACGCATCGGCTCTTGGCCTGCACAGATGATGATGTTGTCTACCAGCAATATTTGGCTGTTACCATCAACCGTAATATGTAGCCCTTCGTCATCAATTTTATCGTAACTTACACCTGGGATCATGGTCACGCCTTTGGCAAGCAGGCCTACTCTGTGCGCCCACCCCGTTGTTTTACCTAAACCTGCGCCAACTTTGGTTGTCTTGCGCTGCAATAGGAAAATCTCTCTTGGCGATGGCTCAGGCTGTGGCTTAACGCCTTCAATGCCCGCGCGAGCAGAGAAGGTCATATCAATACCCCACTCTTTCATAAATGCAGGAATATCTTGGCTTGGCGTTTCTTTGCCATGAGACAAGTACTCAGCGGTATCAAAACCAATACCACCAGCACCGATAATAGCCACTTTATTGCCAACGGGTTTCTTTTCTTTCAATACTTCGATATAGGTTAGCACTTTCTCGTGCTCAATGCCTTCAATCGCTGGCGTGCGCGGCTTAATGCCCGTCGCAATCATCACGTCATCGAAACCTTCGTCGTTTAGCGCAGCCGCATCAACATAAGTATTGAGTTTAAGGGTAATATTATTATGAAGCTCAATTTGGCGCTTGAAATAACGCAGCGTTTCGTAGAACTCCTCTTTGCCTGGAATTTGTTTGGCGATATTAAATTGACCACCAATTTCACTAGATGCATCATAAATCACCACGTCGTGACCGCGCTTGGCAGAAGTCACTGCCGCTGCTAGTCCAGCTGGGCCAGCACCTACCACTGCAACACGCTTTTTGGTTGCTGCTGGTTTTACGTTAATTTCAAGCTCGTGACAGGCACGAGGGTTTACCAAACAGCTAGTCATTTTGCCGTTGAAAACATGGTCAAGGCATGCTTGGTTGCAGCCAATACAGGTATTAATTTCGTCGGCCTTATTTTGCTGGGCTTTGCGCACAAAATCAGGGTCTGCCAAGAACGGACGTGCCATAGACACCATGTCAGCATCGCCGCGAGACAGCACTTCTTCAGCCACTTCAGGCGTGTTGATACGGTTCGATGTAATAACAGGAATTGATAGCGCTTCTCGGAATTTTGCGGTAACCCACGTAAATGCCGCTCGCGGTACTTTAGTGGCAATGGTTGGGATACGCGCTTCGTGCCAACCAATACCGGTGTTAATAATAGTTGCACCGGCTTTTTCAATTTCTTTGCCAAGCTGCACGACTTCATCATAAGTAGAGCCACCTTCCACCAGATCTAGCATCGATAAGCGATAAATAATGATGAAGTTCTTACCTACCGCCTCGCGCACGCGGCGTACCACTTCAATAGGCAGACGGATACGGTTCTCGTATTCGCCCCCCCACTGATCGTCACGGTGGTTTGTGCGCTTTGCAATAAACTGATTAAGGAAATAGCCTTCAGACCCCATGATCTCAACACCATCATAACCCGCGCGCTGAGCCTGAGTTGCGGCAGTAATGAAATCTTTAATTTGCTTTTCAATCTCGTCACCTTCAAGTGCTTTTGGCTTAAACGGGTTAATTGGTGCTTGTACCGCAGAAGGTGCCACTAGCTTTGGGCTATACGCATAGCGGCCCGTATGCAGAATTTGCATACAGATTTTACCGCCAGCAATGTGCACCGCGTCAGTCACTTCTTTATGGTTTTTCACCGCTTCGTCTGTATCTAAACGAAACGTTGACGGATGGGTAGCGCCCTCTTCGTTTGGTCCTATACCACCTGTAACGATAAGCCCTACGCCACCTCTGGCACGTTCACCATAAAATGCCGCCATGCGTTTGTGGCCGTCGGGTAATTCCTCTAAGCCTGTATGCATAGAGCCCATTAGCACGCGGTTCTTTAGGGTAGTGAAGCCTAAGTCTAAAGGACGAAATAAATGAGGGTAAACGGGATGATCGGTAACGGTCTGATTCATGATACATTCCTGAAAGTCGTTTTGGCTTGGTAAAAGCCGTTAAAAAGCCTGTTTAAATATTCTTATCTAATGCGCTCATTCTCTGAAGGCGCTATGTAATTCAACGAATTACAATCACTTACGAATTCATTTTCTTAATGGCTGGGTGTAATGGCGGATATTCCGGCAGCGTTTTGGTTTTCTGTGCTTCCATGGCTTTAAACACATCTTCCATTTGGAACATGCCCGCTTGCCATGTGGCCATATAGGTCAAGCTCTCTGCCACCGTGTGTTCTACCGCGTAGTTAATCATAGTCTTAGTGCCTGAAACTGCTAACGGCGAATTCATTGCAATCTGCTGCGCTATTTTCATCACTGCGTCTAGCAATGATTCTTGGTCGTCAAATACCTGATTTACAAAGCCAAGCTGCTGCGCTTCTGCTGCACCAAAATTGCGACCTGTATAAGCCAGTTCTTTAACTATGCCAATGGGAATGAGTTTTGGAAGTCGCTGAAGCGTGCCGACATCGGCTGTCATGCCTAATTGGGTTTCTTTAATAGTAAAAAAAGCATCTTGTGTGCAATAGCGCATGTCGCATGCACTAAGCAAATCTACTGCACCACCAATTGCCCCGCCCTGCACGGCACCAATAACCGGCATACGTGCCTGCTCTATGGCGGTAAAGCTATCTTGAAGCAACATCACCATACGGCGCATACGCTCTGCTCTGCGCGACGGGTCGCCCTTAAAGTCTTCTTTCATATTCAGGAACACCGATAAGTCCATACCGGCAGAGAAATGCTTACCCGTTGATGAAATAACAATGACACGGGCGTTGCCTTCATCGTCTATTTCACGAATAGCCGCTGGCAATTCGGTCCAGAACTCTGGGATCATGCTGTTCATTGCGTCGGGGCGGTTTAGTACTACGTGGGCAATATGACCCTCTTGTTTTACTTCTAATGTAGAGTACTTCATGGTTTGCGCTGTCTCCTTGGGCTGTTCCTGTTAACAAATTTGCAAACTAGACAGCGTCAAGATAAAAGGCTATGTTGACAGTGTCAAGATAAAACGTTATCTATTCGTCTCAATTTGAAAATGGAAACATCGGGTTTATGGCTAATGCAGTACAAAGCTACCATCACGGCGACTTGCGCAGCGCACTGATAGAGGCGGCAACGGCGCGTCTGTCTGAATACGGCGTTGATAGTTTATCTCTCAGAAAGCTGGCAGAAGATGCCGGAGTGTCACGTACTGCGCCCTATCACCATTTTAAGGACAAGAGTGCGCTTTTAAGCGCCATTGCAGCCAAAGGCTTTAGCGATTGGCATACCGCAGCTAAACGAATCTTCGAACAAGAAGACAAAACACCGCAGGCACGTTTCCGCGAATTTGTGCACGAATACATTGGCTACGCTGCCGACAACCCAGAGATGTACGAATTGATGTTTGGTCGCACAATTTGGCAAAACCAAGCGGCGACCAACGATCTGAAAGAGGTTGCATTTCCCTGCTTTCAGTTTCAGGTGACGATGACGCGCTATTGGCAAGATAAAGGGCTTCTCCCGAATAATCAGGATGCGCTGAGACTCGCACAGGTTACTTGGGGCACGTTGCACGGGATCGCACGATTGCTCATTGATGGTATCTACGCTGACAGCAGTCATATCGAGGAAATGTGTGATTGTGCAGCAGATTTGTTTATGCAAAAGCAAATGGATGCTTATAACGGATGAATTGCCAGAGCGAGACGAAGACTCGCTCGTAGCACTTTTTTAGTTACGCCGATTCCGCTTTAGCCATAGATACTGGCTGGCCTTCGTGCGTCGCTTTAATAAACTCAGCAGCACGTTCAGCAATCATGACGGTGGGTGCATTGGTATTGCCGCCAATTAGGCTGGGCATCACAGAAGCATCTACCACTCTAAGACCTGCTATACCTCTTACCCGCAATTGGGTATCAACCACTGCCATCTCATCGTCATTACTGCCCATTTTACAGGTACCAATTGGGTGATAGATGGTTTCAGCACGCTCACGTAAAAACTCTAAAATTTCTTCATCTGTTTGTGCTTCTACCCCAGGATATAGTTCACTGCCTTGGAACTTGTCGAAGTCTGGTGCAGATAGCAGCTTACGGGCAATGCGCACACCTTCAATCATGACTTGCTGATCTTCCTCTGCAGTCAAATAATTGGGGTCAATAAGGGCTTGATCAGCAGGATGGTTGCTTTGAAGCGAAATAGTGCCGCGGCTTTTGGGGTATAGACAGCATGCGTGAAGGCCATAACCGTAACCAAAAGCTAACTGTCTTCCATGGTCGTTTAGAATTGCCGGTAGAAAGTGAAACTGAATGTCTGGGCCTTGTGTCGCTAAGCTTGAGCTAACAAAGCCACCTGCTTCGGCTATGTTGGACGAGAAAATACCTTTGCGCCTAAACGCATAGTCTGCGGTGGCTTTTACGTAGGAAGGTAATGCCCCTAATGCCACGGCATAGCCCTCTCTCGCTTTACAAGTATATTGTACAATTGCATCAAGATGGTCTTGTAAGTTTTGGCCCACACCAGGCAAATCTTGCTGAACAAAAATCCCCTTTTCTTCTAGCTCTGCTCTGGGTCCTATACCTGAAAGCATCAGAAGTTGTGGTGGATTAATCGCGCTGCCACACAGGATAACTTCGCTTTTAGCAAAATAGCGATTTACTACGCCTTTTTCACGTACCTGAACGCCAATTGCACGCCCCTCTTTTAACAGCACTTTTTCGGCTGCGACTCTAGTAAGTACAGTTAAATTGTTGCGATGCTTGGCCTGCGTTAAATACCCCTTCGCCGTTGAACAGCGTTGCCCGTTGGCCTGTGTAACATGGTAATACCCTAACCCTTCCCTGTCGTCTCGGTTAAAGTCGTCCAGCTGTTGATAGCCTGCAATCGACGCTGAGTTCACAAATGCGTCTGACAGCACGCTGGTATGCCTAAGCTTGCTAACATTGAGTGGGCCGCCTGTGCCGTGGTATTCATCAGCACCTTCTTCAAAGTTCTCAGAGCGTTTGAAATAAGGCAGTACTTCATCAAACGACCAACCTTCAGCCCCTTCTTCATTAGCCCAGCGGTCGTAGTCTTCTTTTTGCCCGCGAATATAACACATCGCATTAACCGAACTGCTGCCGCCCAAGGTTTTACCGCGGGGCCAGAACAGTTCTCTGTCATACATCTCTTTTTGGGGTGCTGTGTGATAACCCCAGCCAATCCCCTCAAATCTACTGAGTAAAGACAACCCAAACGGGATATGAATAAGCGGATTAGTGTCCTTTGAGCCAGCCTCTAATAGCAAAATATCTAACGCGGGGTTTTCTGATAAACGGGTGGCAAGCACCGCGCCTGCGGAACCGCCGCCTACAATAATGTAATCGTATTTGCTCAGTACTTCGCTCATTTCGCCAACTCCTTGAGGGCAAGACTATTAAATGTTAAAAAAACGTTGTGGTACGACCAGATTACCAAACAACACTTCGCCAAGAAAAGACTTAAATTGTAAGATTTAAAAAATCTAATAATCCTGATAACTTAAGTGCTATATCGAAGTAGCCCCTACTCTGAAAAAAACTAACAACAAGCCACCGCCTAGTAGATTTAGGCTAAGAATGAACGTTGACCAAAAACTTATCGTTTAAAGACAAATGTAAAGTCTACCTTGCAC includes the following:
- a CDS encoding crotonase/enoyl-CoA hydratase family protein translates to MKYSTLEVKQEGHIAHVVLNRPDAMNSMIPEFWTELPAAIREIDDEGNARVIVISSTGKHFSAGMDLSVFLNMKEDFKGDPSRRAERMRRMVMLLQDSFTAIEQARMPVIGAVQGGAIGGAVDLLSACDMRYCTQDAFFTIKETQLGMTADVGTLQRLPKLIPIGIVKELAYTGRNFGAAEAQQLGFVNQVFDDQESLLDAVMKIAQQIAMNSPLAVSGTKTMINYAVEHTVAESLTYMATWQAGMFQMEDVFKAMEAQKTKTLPEYPPLHPAIKKMNS
- a CDS encoding FFLEELY motif protein — encoded protein: MAQEIIKHIHRVNALRDLANQLGVMPIIHQLQHWQCERLLVTHDDLAQQKRYQKAMAFFVDELYGPKDFSQRDADLVRVIPKLAKVLPDKAMNAMDDALSLNALSFDLDMAMAQYLQSQFPGEPINRDNYALAYRNVGRIEDRKHQIDIISHLGDQLADVIKIRGIGMLISLSRRPAKLAGLLALHEFLERGFDAFKAIGDVQSFIDPVLVREKAIMQLLLSDDLTLPEDNPLPVV
- a CDS encoding HopJ type III effector protein, with amino-acid sequence MAYSCTQDLVQAVTNSPDTIEFNDVITLVDSAFVFTPTAFTNGDVKNEANQNNGSCKLLALGQHLNLNQAQTLALFGRFYREDVLNNPNGDDHANIRNFMETGHEGVVFETFPLVELQN
- a CDS encoding TIGR02281 family clan AA aspartic protease — protein: MKTWLAIVLSLFLIVSLGINVYLWLSLKQHNDKAYALEASYEHRLDSDKQLETQAQLVDETQVNEKAEPFNNERSPANFSPMTGTNTAPNALDDLRTSSPLVNQEQLESLTTLLNNEQYALLATELTNLLKYDPLNESLLLLEGELIELTKPLSTAIVHYYDLAELPLSTETLSFIDAKIATLYQQAQTQLSQDEQWELVARLNEPLYQRIPDARHYTLNLAEAYAYQQKLTLMEDVLAALPSNDRDANIIRNKAYEMRDIANADATPNKSEIEPTGSEAARYQTRVTLERIGDQYRLDVKALNQKATMILDTGASTTAISSRLFARLGRMRNLTFIGNFNIRTASGTIEAPLVQIPRFYFAGYEFNDVSAIVLPEDALPDADGLLGMNVLGQFDFAIMPQSSELILTERD
- a CDS encoding NADPH-dependent 2,4-dienoyl-CoA reductase, encoding MNQTVTDHPVYPHLFRPLDLGFTTLKNRVLMGSMHTGLEELPDGHKRMAAFYGERARGGVGLIVTGGIGPNEEGATHPSTFRLDTDEAVKNHKEVTDAVHIAGGKICMQILHTGRYAYSPKLVAPSAVQAPINPFKPKALEGDEIEKQIKDFITAATQAQRAGYDGVEIMGSEGYFLNQFIAKRTNHRDDQWGGEYENRIRLPIEVVRRVREAVGKNFIIIYRLSMLDLVEGGSTYDEVVQLGKEIEKAGATIINTGIGWHEARIPTIATKVPRAAFTWVTAKFREALSIPVITSNRINTPEVAEEVLSRGDADMVSMARPFLADPDFVRKAQQNKADEINTCIGCNQACLDHVFNGKMTSCLVNPRACHELEINVKPAATKKRVAVVGAGPAGLAAAVTSAKRGHDVVIYDASSEIGGQFNIAKQIPGKEEFYETLRYFKRQIELHNNITLKLNTYVDAAALNDEGFDDVMIATGIKPRTPAIEGIEHEKVLTYIEVLKEKKPVGNKVAIIGAGGIGFDTAEYLSHGKETPSQDIPAFMKEWGIDMTFSARAGIEGVKPQPEPSPREIFLLQRKTTKVGAGLGKTTGWAHRVGLLAKGVTMIPGVSYDKIDDEGLHITVDGNSQILLVDNIIICAGQEPMRDIVEGLNMPYHLIGGADEALELDAKRAIDQGTRVCAAV
- a CDS encoding acyl-CoA thioesterase, producing MSTPTLNWMLDAPYVQQWHIDETHIDHYQHVNNVAYLSQLESLAWAHSNALGLQFADYQSLNRGMVIKRHELNYHLPTHLGETLECATWIVHCDSKLTLKRQFQFICPKRNKTVFDAMTTFVCVSLDTGAPKRMPKQFVDIYGKACVAQ
- a CDS encoding GMC family oxidoreductase codes for the protein MSEVLSKYDYIIVGGGSAGAVLATRLSENPALDILLLEAGSKDTNPLIHIPFGLSLLSRFEGIGWGYHTAPQKEMYDRELFWPRGKTLGGSSSVNAMCYIRGQKEDYDRWANEEGAEGWSFDEVLPYFKRSENFEEGADEYHGTGGPLNVSKLRHTSVLSDAFVNSASIAGYQQLDDFNRDDREGLGYYHVTQANGQRCSTAKGYLTQAKHRNNLTVLTRVAAEKVLLKEGRAIGVQVREKGVVNRYFAKSEVILCGSAINPPQLLMLSGIGPRAELEEKGIFVQQDLPGVGQNLQDHLDAIVQYTCKAREGYAVALGALPSYVKATADYAFRRKGIFSSNIAEAGGFVSSSLATQGPDIQFHFLPAILNDHGRQLAFGYGYGLHACCLYPKSRGTISLQSNHPADQALIDPNYLTAEEDQQVMIEGVRIARKLLSAPDFDKFQGSELYPGVEAQTDEEILEFLRERAETIYHPIGTCKMGSNDDEMAVVDTQLRVRGIAGLRVVDASVMPSLIGGNTNAPTVMIAERAAEFIKATHEGQPVSMAKAESA
- a CDS encoding TetR/AcrR family transcriptional regulator, coding for MANAVQSYHHGDLRSALIEAATARLSEYGVDSLSLRKLAEDAGVSRTAPYHHFKDKSALLSAIAAKGFSDWHTAAKRIFEQEDKTPQARFREFVHEYIGYAADNPEMYELMFGRTIWQNQAATNDLKEVAFPCFQFQVTMTRYWQDKGLLPNNQDALRLAQVTWGTLHGIARLLIDGIYADSSHIEEMCDCAADLFMQKQMDAYNG